The following are from one region of the Streptomyces rubrogriseus genome:
- a CDS encoding cupin domain-containing protein, translating into MSDEPRSSENGENGENRANGENRANGENGEAGADPAVSVVGPGDGETILLGTTRMRVLEDGSHTGHRLGMAESVLAPHTPGPPQHRHARHDEGFYVISGTVRFTVGDEDIDATAGTLVMVPPGAPHTFANTTGEPARMLSTFTPDLYVQYFRDLEELYAGGRTPTPEESLGTMSRYATEPATGSARPRGTGS; encoded by the coding sequence ATGAGCGACGAACCGAGAAGCAGCGAGAACGGCGAGAACGGCGAGAACAGAGCGAACGGCGAGAACAGAGCGAACGGCGAGAACGGCGAGGCGGGCGCGGACCCCGCCGTGTCGGTGGTCGGCCCCGGAGACGGCGAGACGATCCTCCTCGGCACCACCCGCATGCGCGTCCTGGAGGACGGCAGCCACACCGGCCACCGCCTCGGCATGGCCGAGTCCGTACTCGCCCCGCACACCCCCGGGCCGCCCCAGCACCGTCACGCCCGGCACGACGAGGGCTTCTACGTCATCTCCGGCACGGTGCGGTTCACGGTGGGGGACGAGGACATCGACGCGACGGCGGGCACGCTCGTGATGGTCCCGCCCGGTGCGCCGCACACCTTCGCCAACACCACCGGCGAACCGGCCCGCATGCTCAGCACCTTCACCCCGGACCTGTACGTCCAGTACTTCCGCGACCTGGAGGAGCTGTACGCCGGCGGCCGCACCCCGACTCCGGAGGAGAGCCTCGGGACGATGAGCCGCTACGCGACCGAGCCCGCCACCGGCTCCG